A single Desulfovibrio gilichinskyi DNA region contains:
- a CDS encoding 4Fe-4S dicluster domain-containing protein, whose product MSSSLNHFIAADPEKCIGCRLCEVACSQAHSSGSAFTAGALNAPIMPRLYVVQTPEITIPVQCRHCEDAPCANCCPVSAITRKNGAIVVETKLCVGCKTCMLACPFGAIELLPVYKNGVPVMQAVLCEEKETSMEEMPMLFAGKCDLCTDRKKGPACVEVCPEKALSVVDPARMKRERNIKAAMSFLNNSQNLS is encoded by the coding sequence ATGTCTTCTTCCCTAAATCATTTTATAGCAGCTGATCCTGAAAAATGCATCGGCTGTAGACTTTGTGAAGTAGCCTGTTCACAGGCTCATTCGTCAGGATCGGCATTCACCGCAGGGGCATTAAATGCTCCGATTATGCCGCGTCTATACGTTGTGCAAACGCCTGAAATCACAATCCCCGTTCAATGCCGCCACTGCGAAGACGCACCATGTGCGAATTGTTGTCCTGTTTCCGCCATCACCCGTAAAAACGGAGCGATTGTTGTAGAAACCAAACTGTGCGTGGGATGTAAAACCTGCATGCTGGCATGCCCTTTCGGAGCAATTGAACTGCTGCCTGTTTACAAAAACGGAGTTCCCGTTATGCAGGCTGTTTTATGCGAAGAAAAAGAAACATCAATGGAAGAAATGCCTATGCTCTTTGCCGGAAAATGCGACCTGTGCACCGACCGCAAAAAAGGTCCGGCCTGCGTTGAAGTATGCCCTGAAAAAGCACTGAGCGTAGTAGATCCTGCCCGCATGAAACGTGAGCGCAACATAAAAGCGGCCATGAGTTTCTTAAACAATTCACAAAATCTTTCTTAA
- a CDS encoding 4Fe-4S dicluster domain-containing protein: MKSFVIADSRKCIGCGACEVACASANSKLPIPEAARLRAPFKPRLNLIFTPEVTMPIQCRQCEDAPCAKACPAEGIVFLDGVVHIRKENCIGCKMCILACPVGAVNILPIDTNLRDSEEGTGLPEFYAQKCELCNDRAEGPACVNICPAEAFTLIDETSLTKTVKLKREKILRSMTT, translated from the coding sequence ATGAAATCTTTTGTTATAGCAGATTCCCGTAAATGTATCGGATGCGGGGCATGTGAAGTTGCATGTGCTTCCGCAAACAGCAAACTGCCCATTCCGGAAGCGGCCAGATTACGCGCTCCCTTTAAGCCGCGTTTAAATCTGATATTTACGCCCGAAGTAACAATGCCCATACAGTGCCGCCAGTGTGAAGACGCGCCTTGCGCCAAAGCATGTCCGGCAGAAGGGATTGTCTTTTTAGACGGAGTGGTTCACATTCGAAAAGAAAATTGCATCGGCTGCAAGATGTGCATACTGGCATGCCCTGTCGGAGCTGTTAATATTTTACCGATTGATACTAATTTACGAGATTCAGAAGAAGGAACGGGTCTACCTGAATTTTATGCGCAAAAGTGCGAGCTGTGCAATGACAGAGCTGAAGGTCCTGCCTGTGTAAACATTTGCCCTGCAGAAGCTTTTACACTTATAGATGAAACTTCACTGACCAAAACAGTGAAGTTAAAACGCGAAAAAATATTACGTAGTATGACCACATAA
- a CDS encoding LytS/YhcK type 5TM receptor domain-containing protein, with protein sequence MNPETLIIILAERFGLILAGAFMLLTIIPIHKIGFRKTSHKSIIAAQILSFGIFGILGTYGGNFVFQSVANLRAMAVITGGLFGGPLVGFGAGLIAGGHRILIDFGGFSSIPCGLATVLEGTAAGLISLKLTNRMDWRAAASLAFVGEIIHMIMVLYFSSTYSEALKVVELIALPMILLNTLGAAVFTQVINVVFRYGTKRDSIQAQQILDIANLTVSHLRSGLTIESAMETAKIIYLNVSVAAVAITDNKNVLAHIGAGNDHHLAGKKIRTGSTLHVLELDESLFLDSNEKIGCTHRGCPFTSAAVVPLHKKGEVVGTLKLYGTKEKELDLLSFEIAKGLANLCSTQLELEEIQIKEQMLAHAEIRRLQAQINPHFLFNSLNTVTSFCRTNPDRARELLLELSSYMRKNLDSSRGYIPLSEELAQLKSYLAIEQARFGDLIKVDISVDEKCEDWPIPPLIIQPLVENSVKHGIMGREEGGQITISIHCDEGLLSVSIKDDGVGMSQSKLDKLIEKKKIESCAEGIGVRNCIQRIEQIYGPQYKMTITSKTDEGTCVSFKIPKLKNQIRKTEFQMAAS encoded by the coding sequence ATGAATCCTGAAACCTTAATTATAATCCTAGCAGAAAGATTCGGCCTTATCCTTGCCGGAGCTTTCATGCTGCTTACCATCATCCCGATTCATAAAATCGGGTTCCGCAAAACATCCCATAAATCAATAATTGCGGCGCAGATACTAAGTTTCGGAATTTTCGGAATACTCGGAACATACGGCGGAAACTTTGTATTTCAATCAGTCGCAAATCTACGCGCCATGGCGGTCATCACCGGTGGACTTTTCGGAGGACCGCTGGTCGGCTTCGGGGCCGGACTTATTGCCGGAGGCCACCGCATCCTGATCGACTTCGGAGGGTTCAGTTCCATTCCCTGCGGGCTTGCAACCGTGCTTGAAGGAACCGCTGCGGGCTTAATTTCTCTCAAACTGACCAACCGCATGGATTGGAGAGCCGCTGCAAGCTTAGCCTTCGTAGGTGAAATCATCCATATGATCATGGTTCTCTATTTTTCATCAACTTATTCAGAAGCTTTAAAGGTAGTAGAACTGATCGCACTGCCGATGATTCTCTTAAATACTCTCGGCGCAGCAGTATTTACTCAGGTCATCAACGTTGTTTTTCGCTACGGCACAAAACGAGATTCCATTCAGGCACAACAGATTCTTGATATTGCGAACCTGACGGTAAGTCACCTCCGCTCAGGTTTGACCATAGAATCCGCCATGGAAACAGCCAAAATTATATACTTAAATGTATCAGTTGCCGCGGTGGCTATTACCGATAATAAAAATGTTCTGGCGCACATAGGCGCAGGCAATGACCACCACCTTGCAGGTAAAAAAATCAGAACCGGATCCACCTTACACGTGCTGGAACTTGATGAATCACTTTTTCTGGATTCAAATGAAAAAATCGGATGTACTCATCGCGGATGCCCTTTCACTTCCGCAGCAGTTGTGCCTCTTCATAAAAAAGGTGAAGTTGTAGGCACATTGAAACTTTACGGAACAAAAGAAAAAGAGCTTGATCTGCTTTCATTTGAAATAGCCAAAGGACTTGCAAATTTATGCTCAACCCAGCTTGAACTGGAAGAAATCCAAATTAAAGAACAAATGCTTGCGCATGCAGAAATACGCCGCTTGCAAGCCCAGATAAACCCTCACTTCTTATTTAATTCATTAAATACCGTAACATCATTTTGCCGTACCAACCCGGACAGAGCTCGTGAATTACTACTCGAATTATCATCATATATGCGCAAAAATCTGGACAGCAGCCGAGGGTACATCCCTCTTTCCGAAGAACTTGCTCAGTTAAAAAGTTATCTTGCAATTGAACAGGCCCGCTTTGGCGACCTGATTAAGGTTGATATCTCTGTTGATGAAAAATGCGAAGACTGGCCCATCCCTCCGCTGATAATTCAACCATTGGTTGAAAACAGCGTGAAACACGGCATCATGGGACGCGAAGAAGGTGGACAGATAACTATTTCCATTCACTGCGATGAAGGGTTGCTAAGTGTCTCAATAAAAGATGACGGCGTCGGTATGAGTCAGAGCAAGCTTGATAAACTTATCGAGAAAAAGAAAATTGAATCCTGCGCGGAAGGAATAGGCGTTCGGAACTGTATTCAGCGTATTGAACAAATCTACGGACCGCAGTATAAAATGACCATCACCAGCAAAACTGACGAAGGAACATGTGTAAGTTTTAAAATCCCGAAACTGAAAAATCAGATCCGTAAAACAGAGTTTCAAATGGCTGCCAGTTGA
- a CDS encoding [FeFe] hydrogenase, group A — translation MSNSKELIKIDPELCTGCGRCKDVCPVKAISGTKGEPHTIDTTRCVICGQCIQTCSGYSSILEEPETPRTEKLRERGMFQSTTEPLFAAYCEGDVFEISDALKSAKFTMVQCAPAVRVSIGEDFGMEAGSLTPGKMAAALRRLGFDRVYDTNFAADLTIMEEGNELLSRVKNNGTLPMFTSCCPAWVRFMELNYPDLLPHLSSCKSPQQMSGALFKTYGAEIDGKQREEIYSVAVMPCTCKKFESARPEMSMEGHRDVDAVLTTRELAYMIREAGIDFNSLPDEDFDRPLGTYSGAGNIFGVTGGVMEAALRTAYELVSGEPVPDTDLVFVRGEEGFRIASMTMGDQTFKVAVVAGLTKIGPLLEKVRAGNADVDFVEVMCCPSGCISGGGQPKVLLPTERDNVYKCRKASMYSHDKNSKVRKSHENPDVQKAYKDFLGEPLGHTSHKLLHTVFGKQDS, via the coding sequence ATGTCCAACTCAAAAGAACTTATCAAAATAGATCCTGAACTTTGTACCGGCTGCGGCCGCTGCAAAGATGTCTGCCCCGTAAAGGCAATATCCGGCACTAAAGGTGAACCGCACACAATTGACACTACCCGCTGCGTAATTTGCGGGCAGTGTATTCAGACATGCAGTGGTTACAGCTCAATTCTGGAAGAACCTGAAACTCCTCGCACAGAAAAACTCCGCGAACGCGGAATGTTTCAATCCACAACGGAACCACTTTTCGCAGCATATTGCGAAGGTGATGTTTTCGAAATTTCAGATGCACTGAAGTCTGCTAAATTTACTATGGTTCAATGTGCGCCCGCCGTTCGTGTTTCCATAGGTGAAGATTTCGGAATGGAAGCAGGATCACTAACCCCCGGCAAAATGGCCGCAGCACTTCGCAGACTGGGCTTTGACAGAGTGTATGATACCAATTTTGCCGCCGATCTAACCATAATGGAAGAAGGGAACGAACTTCTTTCACGTGTTAAAAATAACGGAACTCTTCCTATGTTCACCTCCTGCTGTCCGGCATGGGTGCGTTTCATGGAACTGAACTATCCTGACTTATTGCCGCATCTTTCAAGCTGTAAATCTCCTCAGCAGATGTCCGGTGCATTATTTAAAACATATGGTGCTGAAATAGACGGTAAACAGCGCGAAGAAATATACAGTGTCGCAGTTATGCCCTGTACCTGTAAAAAATTCGAAAGCGCAAGACCTGAAATGAGCATGGAAGGACACCGTGATGTTGACGCTGTTTTAACCACGCGCGAACTGGCATACATGATCCGCGAAGCAGGAATTGATTTCAACTCCCTGCCTGACGAAGATTTTGACAGACCGCTTGGAACTTACTCCGGAGCCGGAAATATATTCGGAGTAACAGGCGGTGTTATGGAAGCAGCACTTCGCACCGCTTACGAACTAGTATCCGGTGAACCTGTACCCGATACCGACCTTGTCTTTGTCCGTGGTGAAGAAGGATTCCGCATAGCTTCCATGACTATGGGTGATCAGACTTTTAAAGTTGCTGTTGTCGCAGGGCTTACAAAGATCGGACCGCTGTTAGAAAAAGTGCGCGCAGGTAATGCGGATGTGGATTTTGTGGAAGTAATGTGCTGCCCTTCAGGGTGCATCAGCGGAGGCGGTCAGCCTAAAGTGCTGCTCCCGACTGAACGTGACAATGTGTATAAATGCAGAAAAGCATCTATGTACTCTCATGATAAAAATTCCAAGGTCCGCAAATCTCATGAAAATCCGGACGTGCAAAAAGCATATAAAGATTTTCTGGGTGAACCTTTAGGTCACACTTCTCATAAATTACTGCATACCGTTTTTGGCAAACAGGATTCATAA
- a CDS encoding LytR/AlgR family response regulator transcription factor: protein MTAKQTIKCILIDDELPALDELNYLLSDFDDIEIIGTATSATQGIKLIEEEEPDLVFLDIQMPGKNGFHVLQEIIQFPNPPLVIFATAYDEYALQAFEENAVDYILKPFSQERISKSLDRVRCLIFGCAEKVELPNMNALLSGMGLGNNVLRISVEGNGRILLLEPAEVILCRMEERKIMIYTAQGIFPCYGDKTLDKLEERLHGQPFFKANRGELVNLTHVRDFAPWFNGKYVLTMNNIQDNEVIISKGRVKSFRERLGLA from the coding sequence ATGACTGCAAAGCAAACAATAAAATGTATTTTAATAGATGATGAACTCCCTGCACTTGATGAGCTTAATTACCTGCTATCAGATTTTGATGATATCGAAATTATCGGAACCGCAACATCTGCCACTCAGGGCATTAAGTTAATTGAGGAAGAAGAACCTGATCTGGTTTTTCTGGACATTCAAATGCCCGGCAAAAACGGTTTTCACGTTTTGCAGGAAATTATACAATTTCCAAATCCTCCTCTGGTAATTTTTGCCACAGCTTATGACGAATATGCTCTGCAGGCTTTTGAGGAAAACGCTGTAGACTACATTCTTAAACCATTCTCGCAGGAACGTATTTCCAAAAGTCTTGATCGAGTCCGCTGCCTTATTTTCGGCTGTGCAGAAAAAGTTGAGCTTCCCAACATGAACGCATTGCTGAGCGGTATGGGACTTGGAAATAATGTTCTACGTATTTCGGTTGAGGGTAATGGACGGATATTACTTCTAGAACCGGCTGAAGTAATTTTATGCAGAATGGAAGAGCGCAAAATTATGATTTATACAGCCCAAGGAATTTTCCCCTGCTACGGCGATAAAACTCTCGATAAACTTGAAGAACGGCTGCATGGGCAACCTTTTTTCAAGGCAAACCGCGGCGAACTTGTAAATTTAACACATGTACGTGATTTTGCGCCGTGGTTTAATGGTAAATACGTTCTGACCATGAACAATATTCAAGATAATGAAGTCATAATCAGTAAAGGCCGCGTAAAATCGTTTCGCGAAAGACTCGGACTTGCCTAG
- a CDS encoding carbon starvation CstA family protein has protein sequence MLFFFACVAALIVGYYTYGKFVDGIFQPDANRTTPAYAMRDDVDYMPMPKWKLMFIQVLDIAGIGPIFGPILGALYGPAALLWIVIGCIFGGAVHDYFSGMLSIRNNGASVPELVGEYLGMPARHVMRVFAFVLLMLVGVVFVLSPAKLLTDLTGINTGILVACIFAYYFLATILPIDKLIGKLYPVFGALLLVMTIAIAVALLLSGHPILPNLDFAVNTSPTGKPMWPLLFITLSCGAISGFHATQSPLMARCVKNEKEGRSVFYGAMIIEGVIGLIWCTIGLSFYNSPEAMQAVITAGSPSAVVSQVSNSLLGPVGGIFAIIAVVILPITSGDTAFRSTRLIVAETFKMDQGPALKRLLIAIPLFVLGYVISTQNFSSIWRYFGFSNQCLSMLMLWTAAVYLGQRAKLHWIASLPATFMTAVVVTFIMQAKIGFGLSIDTSILIGIAAAVAAIALFLVKYAHPKAAENVQ, from the coding sequence ATGCTATTTTTCTTTGCCTGCGTAGCAGCGCTAATTGTCGGGTATTATACATACGGTAAATTTGTAGACGGCATCTTTCAGCCTGATGCCAACCGCACCACTCCCGCATATGCAATGCGTGATGATGTTGACTACATGCCAATGCCTAAATGGAAACTGATGTTCATTCAGGTTCTGGATATTGCCGGTATCGGTCCAATCTTCGGACCTATCCTCGGTGCTCTTTATGGCCCTGCAGCTCTGCTCTGGATTGTAATCGGCTGCATTTTCGGCGGAGCAGTTCACGACTATTTCAGTGGAATGCTTTCCATCCGTAACAACGGAGCAAGTGTTCCTGAACTTGTCGGTGAATACTTAGGAATGCCTGCACGCCATGTTATGCGTGTATTCGCTTTCGTACTTCTCATGCTTGTAGGTGTAGTTTTCGTTCTCAGCCCTGCAAAGCTTCTTACAGATTTAACCGGAATAAATACCGGAATCCTTGTAGCCTGTATTTTCGCATATTACTTTCTCGCTACAATTCTTCCAATCGATAAACTCATCGGGAAACTTTACCCAGTTTTCGGAGCATTATTACTGGTCATGACGATAGCAATTGCAGTTGCTCTCCTGCTCAGCGGCCATCCGATTCTGCCGAATCTGGACTTTGCCGTTAATACCAGCCCAACCGGAAAACCGATGTGGCCTCTTCTCTTCATAACTCTCTCATGCGGAGCAATAAGCGGCTTCCATGCAACACAGTCACCACTTATGGCCCGCTGTGTTAAAAATGAAAAAGAAGGCCGCTCCGTATTCTACGGTGCAATGATCATTGAAGGGGTTATCGGACTTATCTGGTGTACAATCGGTTTGTCTTTCTACAACTCACCTGAAGCTATGCAAGCGGTTATCACAGCAGGCAGTCCTTCTGCTGTAGTTTCACAGGTTTCTAATTCACTGCTCGGACCTGTAGGCGGAATTTTCGCCATCATAGCTGTTGTTATCCTGCCTATCACAAGTGGTGACACAGCATTTCGCAGCACCCGTCTTATCGTGGCTGAAACATTCAAGATGGATCAGGGACCTGCATTAAAACGTCTGCTGATTGCTATTCCGTTATTCGTACTTGGATATGTAATATCCACTCAGAACTTCTCTTCAATCTGGAGATACTTCGGGTTCTCAAACCAGTGTCTATCAATGCTGATGCTCTGGACAGCGGCTGTTTATTTAGGACAGCGTGCTAAACTGCATTGGATTGCATCACTTCCTGCAACATTCATGACTGCTGTAGTTGTAACATTCATCATGCAGGCTAAGATCGGATTCGGACTTTCCATTGACACGTCCATACTGATCGGTATTGCAGCAGCCGTTGCAGCAATAGCGCTGTTCCTCGTAAAGTATGCTCACCCGAAAGCAGCAGAAAACGTTCAATAA